From Antennarius striatus isolate MH-2024 chromosome 14, ASM4005453v1, whole genome shotgun sequence, the proteins below share one genomic window:
- the tomm40l gene encoding mitochondrial import receptor subunit TOM40B, with product MGSVLASSAPSPPPPASGMAGVPGLTVPPGFSLPLISPTVSPTEAATGQQQEAENTLPNPGAFDECHRKCKEVFPMQMEGVRLVVNKAISNHFQVSHNVLLSTLGDSSYSFGATYVGSKQMGPAEFFPVMVGDMDNNGSLNAQIIHQISKRIRSKVAFQTKQNKFVNWQGDAEVRGEDFTATITLGNPDVLAGSGAVVAHYLQSITPALALGGELVYHRRPGEEGSVMSLVGRYTGSNSITTLTLGSAGAHASYYHKANERLQLGVEFEASSRMQDTSMSFGYQLDVPEANLQFKGSLDSNWIVGATLEKKLLPLPLSLVLCTFLNHNKNKFQCGFGITIG from the exons ATGGGCAGTGTCCTGGCCTCCAGcgcccccagccccccaccaccagcctCAGGCATGGCTGGGGTCCCGGGGTTGACTGTCCCACCAGGCTTCAGTTTGCCTCTGATCTCCCCAACGGTGTCCCCGACCGAGGCAGCCACAGggcagcagcaggaggcagAAAACACTTTGCCCAACCCGGGGGCATTTGATGAGTGTCATCGCAAGTGTAAAG AGGTTTTTCCTATGCAGATGGAAGGAGTCCGATTAGTTGTCAACAAAGCCATTAGCAACCACTTCCAG GTCAGTCACAATGTGCTGCTGAGCACTTTGGGAGATTCCTCCTATAGCTTTGGTGCCACATACGTTGGATCGAAACAGATGGGCCCAGCAGAG TTTTTTCCAGTCATGGTGGGAGACATGGACAACAATGGCAGCCTTAACGCTCAGATCATCCACCAGATCTCCAAAAGAATACGATCCAAAGTGGCTTTCCAG ACGAAACAGAACAAGTTTGTCAACTGGCAAGGTGATGCTGAGGTCAGGGGGGAGGATTTTACTGCAACGATCACACTGGGAAACCCTGATGTACTGGCGGGCTCAG GCGCTGTTGTAGCACACTACCTCCAGTCCATCACGCCGGCTCTGGCTCTGGGAGGGGAGCTGGTTTACCACCGCCGGCCCGGGGAGGAGGGCTCAGTCATGTCTTTAGTAGGAAGGTACACAG GCAGTAATTCCATCACCACACTGACGCTCGGCTCGGCGGGGGCTCACGCTTCCTACTATCACAAAGCCAATGAGCGG CTGCAGCTCGGCGTGGAGTTTGAAGCGAGCAGCCGCATGCAGGACACCAGCATGTCATTTGGTTACCAGCTAGATGTGCCTGAAGCCAATTTACAGTTTAAAG GTTCGCTGGACAGTAACTGGATAGTTGGTGCAACGTTGGAGAAGAAGCTGCTCCCGCTGCCGCTCTCACTCGTCCTCTGCACATTCCTCAACCACAACAAGAACAAGTTCCAGTGCGGTTTTGGAATCACCATCGGTTAG
- the LOC137607703 gene encoding apolipoprotein A-IV-like: protein MKVLVVLALAAFSACNANILWQEPKSNLDVVKDAFWEHVARMRLTAEESLEQIRQSELGQEMNTRISQSADTVNHYIAALQSQVAPLKENFMTRFSQEAEQLKASLDKNLATVNDNLQPYMDMVSKLQEQVEELKKDTVPYAEAMDPEALRAILLQRSEELKKQVDLRVNELQAQMVPYTSKMKQEMEQSFDEFQKIMLPLAQNFEIQFTQRAKELQESLAPFGEELRAKLDARSQELKAQLAAVEEMFTEL, encoded by the exons ATGAAGGTGCTTGTGGTTCTCGCTCTGGCAGCTTTCTCTG CCTGCAATGCAAACATTCTGTGGCAGGAGCCCAAGAGCAATCTTGATGTGGTGAAAGATGCATTTTGGGAACATGTAGCTAGAATGAGACTCACTGCTGAAGAGTCCCTAGAGCAGATCAGACAGTCTGAGCTGGGACAGGAAATGAA CACCAGGATCTCCCAGAGTGCTGACACAGTGAATCACTACATCGCTGCTCTGCAAAGTCAGGTGGCTCCTCTGAAGGAGAACTTCATGACTCGCTTTTCTCAGGAGGCGGAGCAGCTGAAGGCTAGTCTGGACAAGAATCTGGCCACCGTGAATGACAACCTGCAGCCCTACATGGACATGGTGTCAAAGCTCCAGGAGCaagtggaggagctgaagaaggaCACGGTGCCTTACGCTGAGGCCATGGATCCTGAGGCCCTGAGGGCCATTCTGCTGCAGAGGAGCGAGGAGCTGAAGAAGCAGGTAGACCTGCGAGTGAACGAGCTGCAGGCCCAGATGGTTCCCTACACCAGCAAGATGAAGCAGGAAATGGAGCAGAGCTTCGATGAGTTTCAGAAGATTATGTTGCCCCTGGCCCAAAACTTCGAGATCCAGTTTACCCAGAGAGCCAAGGAGCTCCAGGAGAGCCTGGCTCCGTTCGGAGAGGAGCTGAGGGCCAAGCTGGACGCCAGGTCCCAGGAGCTGAAGGCTCAGCTGGCCGCTGTCGAGGAAATGTTCACTGAGCTGTAA